The sequence below is a genomic window from Gossypium hirsutum isolate 1008001.06 chromosome A11, Gossypium_hirsutum_v2.1, whole genome shotgun sequence.
TTAGCATCACAAGTCAACCGAGTACCAACTTAATTACATAATGAAAAAACTACCCTCattttacatattaaattatattattttaagaataattatatcattttatataaGCACTGAGTTGGATTTCAACATTTATAATTCACCATCCGACCAAAGCTCACATTTTTTATTtacactattttttttataaataaattattacatgCTTTTGCATTTCACTCGTATAGTAAGTgtatttataagttaaataatCTAAGAAAACATACCCAACTCAATAATACTAAATAAGTTCAACATTTTTCCATATGAGGGTGAAACATTGGTATTTTTATCCTTTCATGTTTCGATCTCTATTACCAATTCAACCAACCTcaatttaatatatgaaaattatttgatatattatctgtagagtttttaaaatttcacaagTAGGCATAAAAAATTGACAAATATCTTATAAGAAtgtagtaaaatattaaaaaaaagacacgcaataattttttaatattatttataaaataaaaaaatttacaactaACAATTTTCCAAATACCCacctatatatatttaataaaatttggtTTTGCATTCAATACACCAATAATATCtcaatataaaacttaaaagaatataaggttaaaacatacaagtataaatacaaataattaaattctgACGTTACATGTTAATTACCAATGTCTCTATATTATTAATAGAGTTAATatcactaattcaaaaaaaaaactcaattaaaaagttatcatttcacaaaaataaataaataaaataattatgtaattttttctaaaatttcaaaattttaaaaagaatccACTAATTACcttaatggtttttttttccaCCAGCCCACTACGCATTTAATAGTTTACTCCatgaaaatcataatttaattaccattttcATCCATACAGTTAATACTCACTATAATTTTTAAAgaggaaaattatatttttaaaataattttaatttttaaagggagaaatattaaaaaaaactagtttTATGTTACtttctctaaaaaaaattaattatatattatttaaaatttccaCTGGTATATTTAATTTACTCTTTTGttagtttcaatttttatttaaaattatggttAGAGTTTTTGTTAAACACTTAGATGAGACGAATTCAATCCCTGTTATTACCATCCTCTTTCtcaatatcatattaataaaaaaattcttctaaattagtacttaaataatattatactattacacacccatgatatgaatgaaatgaaaaaaaataaaattttgaagatttttGACATCCCAAAATTTAAGATATTATTTAAAGCTTTGGTTtctatttaaattgtgttattttatagaatttatatatatatataacttttcatataatatcttttattctataattttttttaatcattttctaaCTAGATAGCTAATTCATTCAAGATTAATTcaattaaacttaaatataaCGTATGCTATATATGCTAACCCTAAATTCAATTCATTGGTtaaaaaaaccccaaaattttttaaatttttttcttaattttcatttttaaaaaaagattcatgATGATCCTTTGTTTGTACTATAAATTCCCACTATGCTTTTGTGATCATTAACCACCAAATACAAATTTCCCTTCCTCCACTATCTTTCTCTCCTCACACAAACTATATATATACTCACATACATATTAGTTATATAACTTGTAGTTATTGATTTGCAGAGATCACTGCCATGtcagctatggtggtttgctTGACGACCCTTTCCGTTCTATTCATTTCATTGGTGTTCAAACTTGTGTTTGACACTATCCACTGTTACATTTTGATTCCTAGACGCATCAAGAACATGATGCAAAAACAAGGGGTTCGTGGCCCCAAACCCTGGAGATTAACGGGTAATATCATTGAGATGGTTACTCTAACCTCCCAATCCACCGTAAATGATATGGACGGAGTCCACCACGACGTCGTTGGCCGCCTTCTGCCTCATTATGTCAAGTGGTCTAACTCCTATGGTAATGCTATAAATATATGCTGacagtttttctttttctgggaaaaaaatatttatatactgccatatatacgtgtatatatatggtAATGAAATCTCACCGTATAAGGTGAATTTTTCAGACAGCTGAACTTGGTGTTTGTTTCCTGGGAAAATCTGACAGGGAAAAGATTTATATACTGGCACGGGATTGAGCCAAGGATGTGTTTGACAGAGATAGAATTGATCAAAGAACTGATGACGAAGCACCACCTTGTGACAGGCAAATCATGGCTGCAACAGCAAGGCTCAAAGCATTTTACTGGTAAAGGTTTGTTAATGGCCAATGGCCAAGAATGGTACCATCAACGACATATTGCTGCTCCAGCATTCATGGGAGATAAGCTTAAGGTAAACTGGTATACCTTTTACCttcattttatctttttcatCGTTTTGGACTTGAATCAGGTCGGACCCCAAACGAAGAAAAAAGTTTCCCAAGTCCATAATTTTATCTTTTCTGATATTTTGGAATTGGAATTCAACAGAGTTATTCAACACACATGGTGGAATGCACTAAACACATGCTCCAATCACTGCTAAATGAAGTGAAATCTGGCCAAAACGAGTTCGAAATCGGCGAATACATGACTAGACTCACCGCCGATATTATCGCTAGAACCGAATTCGATACCAGTTATGAAAAAGGCAAGCAAATATTCCATCTTTTAACATCTCTGCAACACCGTTGTGCTCAGGCCAGCAGGCACCTTTGCTTTCCCGGAAGCCGGTGAGTATCTATTTTTTCCAGGTTCAGTGTATCCAACATAAGCATATTCCTCGCATCGGACCGTTTCATTTTAAGGTAAAATGAGAGACAAATATGTAATAGATTGATAAACATTTGACAGGTTTTTTCCGACTAAATACAACAGAGAAATAAAGGCATTGAAAATGGAGGTAGAGAGATTACTAATGGAGATCATACAAAGCCGAAAAGATTGTATGGAGATAGGACGAAGCAGTTCGTATGGGAATGATTTGTTAGGCATATTGCTGAATGAGATGGAAAAGGAGAGACGGGGAGGcaaatttaagataaatttagAGTTGATAATGGATGAATGTAAGACATTCTTCTTTGCCGGCCATGAAACAACAGCTCTTTTACTTACGTGGACTGTCATGTTATTGGCCACTAACCCTCATTGGCAACAAAAGGTTCGAGACGAGGTGAATAAGGTCTGCGATGGTGGAGTCCCCTCTCTTGATCAACTCCCCAAACTCACTCTGGTAACCATTTTATGTTCCACACCCTCACtcattcttcatttattttcttgaataatgggatttaaaaaaaatatattttatgggTGTTTATGAAAGgactcttttctttctcttttatctAATGAAATAACAGACTATTAGACCACTAGCTAATTTTGGTCTAACTCAATTTGcagttttttttgttattttttctaaaatttatatacGAATGATAGGATATAgtattctaaaattaaaaaaaaaatcaattaaacatcctatatttttaataaatatatgtatccGATACTTAGAATTgcattttttttaacatagtaCACCAAAATCCTAATTGGCTCTCCCCCATTTTCTTAGATTATCATAAGACCCCCAAAGCATGCATATTTGAATATAAAACCATAGAATATTAAAGGATTGTCTCCACGAGACAAAGCAATTTAAAGGGGATCCAGCAAAGATATTACATGAAATTGGTAGTCTCCACCATAGATTATACACTCAACAACTAGCTCCATTAGTTCATGGCTCTCCACTTCTTGAATTTGTACCTTccaaactgttttttttttttgctataaaGAATGCCTAAATAACTCCCCCCCTCAAATTATTAAACTTTTTTAGCTGCTTCGCTGGCctaattataatattacaatCGTTGATCAGCACCCAAAAAAAGTTCAAACGATTAAGGTTGAACAATAGGGTatcaaaagaaggaaaaaaaattgataaagtTAAAATTCGATTCAAATCATAATGTCGGGGTTGGTTTTGTTTGgtttagtttgatttttttttttaaatcgtaataCTGAAATTGATTTTGCAGCTACAAATGGTTATAAATGAGTCACTGAGACTATATCCACCAGCAACAGTGCTGCCTCGAATGGCTTTCCAGGACATAAAGTTAGGGGACCTGCTTATCCCCAAGGGACTATCCTTATGGATACCGGTGCTGGCCATCCATCACAGTGAAGAATTATGGGGAAAAGATGCCAATGAATTCAATCCAGAGAGGTTTAATTCGAGACCCTTTGCAGCCGGTCGCCATTTCATACCCTTCGCTGCTGGCCCACGGAATTGTATCGGCCAATCTTTCGCAATTATGGAAGCGAAGATCATCTTAGCGATGTTGATTTCTCGGTTTAGCTTCACGATTTCGGAGCGTTATCGACATGCTCCAGTTGTGGTCATGACAATAAAGCCTAAATATGGAGTACAAGTGTATTTGAAGCCATTGGACGATCCTTCCAACTGAAAACGTACTAAATTTGAGGTGGAAATCTTTTTGAGTTTGAATAGAATGACATTGAAGTTTATATTTGATGCGTTAACAGagtatatattcatatattatcAACAAATCAGATGCTgccatatatttttctttaaataaatgCAAATTCTTTTTTTCTGGCATGgcattatttgatttattgataatatatgaatttataaactattcttacatcaaatataaatatttatattgttgcaggaatttttttttcaagacaGTAGTGAAGAGAAATCCAACTCTGAACTTCAATTTTgtgtttttaaagttaaataattaaatgttaattagtGGATAAGGATATTAGTTAaggtttattaaaaattataatcaattttCGGTTAATGTGGTGTTGAAGGAGTATTACATTTTATTTAGTGAAACTTTTtactaaattagtaattaaaaatcCTTAACTGGTATCTATAAGTATTACTTTAATGTAAAAAAGTAGATCTTTTAATCAGTTTTTGTAGGTTgttcataaattttaattgtacACTTGAAGaagcttttatttttttattaatatctgaTTCGgcccataatttaagtttaaggtttatattaagaatttatatttggttaatttgGGTATATGTTAAAAGCTTATTAGAGTGCAAATTAAAACCAGAAAAGATTTTTAGATGCAAAACAGGCTTAAATCCTACACAagataataaaattttctttctaaGAAAAACAATTGAAATGTTATACAAAAACTTCTAACAGTTGGTTTTTACTAATTTGTTacctattaattaataattatttttttaaattctttttatttactaatttgttatttttttttaaattctttgcaTATATAATTAATGATTTCTAAATTAGAAATTTGATGACAATGTTAACTATGTTATTTAATTGGATTAGCTTTTTAACTTGGTAAAATGTGATGATCAAGTTTTGATAAATTAAAGTACATAgattaacttttcaatttttatagagggatgaaatttataattaaactatcATTAAAACTACTGTGGTTACGTGGAATCGGTAACAATTTTGAGGAgtcataaacttttattttaacacCTCAAActcaacctagacgttatggccgaatctagaaAAGTTACATCAACTCGTGtgaaaactaatttaaaaatctaGCTTAGAAGTTGTATGACCTAAAATCTTAATTTAACTAAGCTTATACAAGTTTCAGGAAAATCACAAGTTTGACAATATCTATTTCACAACACAATGTCTTAAAGGTTTACTTATAAAATAGtgaaaactttaagaaattttctCTCTAAATTTAATAATCACgtgatttgaaatattattttttagcaAATCTCTTACGTGTTGCACATAACACTTATTTATTTCACAGAAAAAATCTTACAAATTTTAGTCAAATCTTATGTTCGAAACACTTATCCTATAATGAAATCActtaatgacttgtttagttTTGCAACGGAATTTCAGAGTTTTAATTTTAAAGAGTGAATTCTAAATTTGGTAAATCATATGATTTTGCAATTTCAtcttaaaataccaaaaaaaccAACGATTAAgcgaaaacccaaaaacaaaccaaatataaaaacttagTTCAAAAACCCAAAAGTTCGAAaaacttgattaattaaaaataatcaaaccaACTTAGGTGAGAAATCAATCTGAGCTCCCACACGCCGTCCAGTCCTAAGTTTGAAGATCACCTGAAACGTATTAAGCAAATAGGTGGGCTAGAAGCCTAGTGTGTAACACATCTCAAGCAACAAATCAAATATACATAACTAAACAAATACGTTTTCAGATacagattaaaatatattatcatatatagaaTCAGTTGTATTTCATAATCGGATACAGATGTATATTCAGATTCGAAAACAAATGCAATCACAGATCCTACCCCTATCCGCTGCACACCAACTCCATTCAACCAATTAGGACTATAAGAGTCCCTCCATCCAATCACACCGGGTCgtggtggtatgccactcataaaGGTGTAGTTGAGCTGCCAGACAGATAATGCGGTTTAATCACCAAAATTGCAATAATACTGTCAGAATACACTTCATCCATCACATATCAAACCCACCCTGATGCACATGCATAAATAAATAGATATCGAATGTGTGAATGTCATACATGCTATTTACAATAGATTTTAGATCACATTAGCATAAAACA
It includes:
- the LOC107912725 gene encoding cytokinin hydroxylase codes for the protein MSAMVVCLTTLSVLFISLVFKLVFDTIHCYILIPRRIKNMMQKQGVRGPKPWRLTGNIIEMVTLTSQSTVNDMDGVHHDVVGRLLPHYVKWSNSYGKRFIYWHGIEPRMCLTEIELIKELMTKHHLVTGKSWLQQQGSKHFTGKGLLMANGQEWYHQRHIAAPAFMGDKLKSYSTHMVECTKHMLQSLLNEVKSGQNEFEIGEYMTRLTADIIARTEFDTSYEKGKQIFHLLTSLQHRCAQASRHLCFPGSRFFPTKYNREIKALKMEVERLLMEIIQSRKDCMEIGRSSSYGNDLLGILLNEMEKERRGGKFKINLELIMDECKTFFFAGHETTALLLTWTVMLLATNPHWQQKVRDEVNKVCDGGVPSLDQLPKLTLLQMVINESLRLYPPATVLPRMAFQDIKLGDLLIPKGLSLWIPVLAIHHSEELWGKDANEFNPERFNSRPFAAGRHFIPFAAGPRNCIGQSFAIMEAKIILAMLISRFSFTISERYRHAPVVVMTIKPKYGVQVYLKPLDDPSN